In Sphaerospermopsis torques-reginae ITEP-024, the genomic window GTATTTTTTTTGAACTCATAGGTGAATCTCCCGAACTAGCCGAAAATTATGAGTTTTCCTCCATTGAAGTCAAACAAACAGCTTTTAGAATAGATGGAGTCTTCTTACCTCAAGAAACTACAGAAAATCCCATCTATTTCCTAGAAGTGCAATTTCAGCCAGATGAAGACCTTTATAGCAGACTATTTTCGGAAATATTCTTATATTTACGCCAAAATAAACCCAAATGTGGATGGAAAGGAGTAGTAATATATCCTAGTCGTGCTGTAGATGAAGGTAATATTCAGGACTATGAAGAATTTTTCCTGAGTCAACGAGTGAGGGTGATTTATTTAGATGAAATTGAAGAAACAACATCATTACCCATTGGGATTGCTACAATTAAATTAATCATTACCAATGAAACACAAGCCGTCACTCAAGCTAGGGAATTAATTAATCGTACCAAACAAGAGGTTAAGTCTCAACCCAAACAACAACAAATATTAGAAATCATCGAGACAATTTTAATTTACAAATTTCCAAGAATGAAGAGGGAGGAAATAGAATCAATGTTTGGACTAAGTGATTTAAAACAAACTAGATTTTATCAAGAAGCTAAAGAAGAAGGAGAACTCAAAGCTAAATTAGAAGCTGTTCCTGGGTTGGTAGGATTAGGTTTGAGTCAAGAACAAATTGCTCAAGTTTTGAATTTAAGTATTGAGGAAGTGAAGAACATTATCGAGAAAATGTCAAGGTGATAGGTGATAGTTAATTGATGGAATTTGTCTGAATCAGGATTTTCAGGATTTTCAGGATTTTGATGTTTATGGTGATGGCGATCGCACTTTGGCAATTTTGTCCAGGTGCGTTTTTTAACTTCTGTCTGAATCAGGATGTCCAGGATTTGAGGATTTACAGGATTTTGAACTTTCCTATGTAACAGATAGTAAATTGACAAACCAATATACTTGGTGGTATAAAAGTAATAACACACAAATAGTTTTATACATTTTACACAAAATTATCTATGTTTATCATTGATGATGTTATTGGGGCGTTAGTTGAAGAAGCAGTAGGAAAAGCATTAGAGAAATTAGATCACAGTGAAACCAGATTAAAACTCTTAAATAAATTTGGCTTAAAACAGGATGTCCCCCCCAATGACTTTGATGGTGTTTATGTTTACACCTTGATTGAATATGGAGTAGGTAAACCAAAGGTTATTTTACAGTTATTGAAAGAAGCAGAAATTAAACAAGAATTTCAAACAGCATTTAGTCAAAATAAAAGTTTTAATTTCCAAAAATTAGATGATTATATTGATAGTTTTGCTATTGGTGATCAAATTAAACAAAAAAATATTGATTATCAGCGAGAAATAGCAGAATTCGCTAGATTATTTATTGAAATTGCCAAACGTGCCAGAACAGCGACAGAAATTTTACAAGATCATAAATTCGATAATTTACAACGTAGTTTAAATCAAATTCGGGAACAAGTAAACCAACTCAGTTTACCAGCAATTCAAGATCAAATTCAAAAACTTACACAAAGTTATCAACAACTTTTACCACCAGCAGAAACAATAAGAGAAACAGAATTATGTAAACAATTAAAAACCTGGTTTGAAACACTGGGGTACAAATTTGAAAAACACGAAGTTTTAGAACCAGAACATTTTGAATTGATTATTAATATTCCCAAACGGCGAGGATATGACAGAATTTTTATTCGCGGAGTGGAAGCAGAAGCAAGTATTCATGATGTCAATGCAATTAAAGAAGCTGTAGAAACTCACAAAACAGATGAAGGTTGGGTTGTTGCACCGCGCAGAGTTAGTAAATTAGCCAGAAATGAAGTTAAAGAAAATCAACAAATTTTCTGTTATACCTTTGATGAATTAATCGAAGCTGATGCGGATTTTAGTGGTTATTTCGATTGGTTAGAGAATGAAGTGAAAAGCAGAGGAATTGATAAATATTATGTTCCCTTAGCTTGTAGAAAAGAAGAAATTAACCCTAGAAATAAACAGCGAATAGGTGTGAGTCACTATGGTAAAGAAGATGGATGGATTGAACGTTATATTAATGAATGGTTATCTGATCCTGCTAAACAACATTTATCAATTTTAGGGGAATTTGGCACAGGTAAAACTTGGTTTGCTTTCCATTATGCTTGGGTAGCATTACAAAAATATCGCCAAGCAAAACAAGAAGGTGCAACTATTCCCCGGATTCCTTTATTAATTCCTTTAAGAGATTATGCTAAAGCAGTAAGTATTGAATCTCTTTTTTCTGAGTTCTTTTTCCGTAAACATGAAATTGGTTTAGCGGGATATTCTGCATTTGAACAGCTAAACCGGATGGGGAAATTATTATTAATATTTGATGGTTTTGATGAAATGGCCGCAAGGGTAGATCGTCAAGCAATGATTAATAATTTCTGGGAATTAGCACAAGTTGTAGGAACAGAAGGGACAAAAGCAATTTTAACTTGTCGTACTGAATATTTCCCAGAAGCATTGGAAGGAAGGAGACTTTTAAGCGCGGAATTACAAGCATCTACTAAAAAATTAACTGGAGAAACACCCCAATTTGAAGTTTTAGAATTAGAAAAATTTGATGATGAACAAATTCAACAAGTTCTTAGTTTTAAAGCTCAACCAGAAACCGTTGAAGCTGTAATTAATAATGAAAAATTATTAGACTTGGCACGTCGTCCGGTGATGATTGATTTAATTATGGAAGCATTACCGGATATTGAAGCTGGTAAACCTGTGGATATTTCCCGTGTTTATCTTTATGCGGTGCGTCAGAAAATGGCACGGGATATTAAAGCTGACCGCACTTTTACCTCAATGGCAGATAAATTATATTTCCTGTGTGAATTATCTTGGGAAATGCTGTCAAATGATAAAATGACTCTGAATTATAAAGAATTTCCCGATTTAATTCGGAATTATTTTGGCGAAAAAGTCCAAGAACAAAAAGATTTAGATCATTGGCATTATGACATGATGGGGCAAACCATGTTAATTAGAAATGCTGATGGTGACTATTATCCTGCCCATCGGTCATTATTAGAGTTTTTTGTTGCTTATAAATTGGGACGAGAATTAGGAATTTTAGCAGATGATTTTCAGGGATTGGTAGAATTTCTGCCTTATGATCAGGGAACAACTGATTTAACACAAACTTTTGGTAAAACTCTCTTATCTAAAGCCGTGTTAGATTTGATGTCTCCTATGTTATCGGATTCTGCTAATCAACGTTTATTAGAAGTGGTTAAATCTACGAAAGGTAAAACCGAGGAAGAAGTTGGTTATTTGGGCAGTAATGGAGTGCAATTACTAATTAAAGGTGATAGGTTTGCATTAGCAAAACAAGATTTGAGTGAAACAGTTATACATGGTGTGAATTTTAGTTTAGCTAGTTTGTATAAGGTTGATATAACTGGTACAAATTTAAGAGATGCTTGTTTTGCAAAGGCATTAGGATCAGTTTATTCTGTTGCTTTCAGTTCAGATGGAAAATACCTTGTTACTGGAGATGTTGATGGTAGAGTCCAAATTTGGAATCCTTTAACAGGACAGGAACTATTATTACTTTTTGGTCATAGCAATATTATTAGAACAGTTGTCTGGAGTGCAGATGGAAAAACCTTGGCTAGTGGTAGTGATGATCAAACGGTAAAACTGTGGGATGTGCAGTCTGGGAACTGTGTGCGGACTTTACAGGGTCATAATAGTTGGGTTTGGTCAGTAGCTTGGAGTGCAGATGGAAAAACCTTGGCTAGTGCTAGTCATGATCAAACGCTGAAACTGTGGGATGTGCAGTCTGGAGACTGTGTACGGATTTTACAGGGTCATAGCAATATTATTAGAACAGTTGTCTGGAGTGCAGATGGAAAAACCTTGGTTAGTGGTAGTGAAGATCAAACGGTGAAATTGTGGGATGTGCAGTCTGGGGACTGTGTGCGGACTTTACAGGGTCACAGCAGTTGGGTGAGGTCAGTAGCTTGGAGTCCAGATGGAAAAACCTTGGCTAGTGGTAGTCATGATCAAACGGTGAAACTATGGGATGTGCAGTCTGGGGACTGTGTGCGGACTTTACAGGGTCATAGCTATTCTGTTAGTTCAGTGGTCTGGAGTAGAGATGGAAAAACCTTGGCTAGTGGTAGTGCTGATAAAACGGTAAAACTGTGGGATGTGCAGACAGGAGACTGTGTGCGGACTTTACAGGGTCATAGCAGTTGGGTTTGGTCAGTAGTCTGGAGTGCAGATGGTCAAACTTTAGCCAGTGGTAGTGAAGATCAAACGGTAAAACTGTGGGATGTGCAGTCTGGGGACTGTGTGCGGACTTTACAGGGTCATAGCAGTTGGGTGAGGTCAGTAGCTTGGAGTCCAGATGGAAAAACCTTGGCTAGTGCTAGTCATGATCAAACGCTGAAACTGTGGGATGTGCAGTCTGGAGACTGTGTGCGGACTTTACAGGGTCATAGCAGTTGGGTGAGGTCAGTAGCTTGGAGTCCAGATGGAAAAACCTTGGCTAGTGCTAGTCATGATCAAACGCTGAAACTGTGGGATGTGCAGTCTGGAGACTGTATGCGGACTTTACAAGGTCATAGCTATTCTGTTAGTTCAGTAGTCTGGAGTGCAGATGGTCAAACTTTAGCCAGTGGTAGTGAAGATCAAACGGTAAAACTGTGGGATGTGCAGTCTGGGGACTGTGTGCGGACTTTACAGGGTCATAGCAGTTGGGTGAGGTCAGTAGCTTGGAGTCCAGATGGAAAAACCTTGGCTAGTGCTAGTCAGGATCAAACGGTAAAACTGTGGGATGTGCAGTCTGGGGAATGTGTGCGGACTTTACAGGGTCATAACAGTTGGGTTTGGTCAGTAGCTTGGAGTCCAGATGGAAAAACCTTGGCTAGTGGTAGTGATGATCAAATGGTGAAACTGTGGGATGTACAGTCTGGGGAATGTGTGCAGACCTTACAGGGTCATAGCAGTTGGGTAAGGTCAGTGGTCTGGAGTCCAAATGGTCAAACCTTAGCTACCAGTAGTGCTGATAATACCGTGAAACTGTGGGATGTGCAGTCTGGGAACTGTATGCTGACTTTACAAGGTCATAGCAGTTGGGTGTGGTCAGTAGCCTGGAGTGGAGATGGTCTGACCTTGGCTAGTGGTAGTGTTGATAATACGGTGAAACTGTGGGATGTCCAGTCTGGGAAATGTATCGCTACCTTTGACCATAGGTTATATGCAGGGTTGAAAATCAAGGGGGTGAAGGGGTTAAGCCGGGCGGAAATATTAACTTTGAAAGCATTGGGCGCGGTAGAGTAGGATGACAGTACACAAAGGTGAAAACTCATTAAATATCCCCAACTACTTTTATTACCCTTTTCATTTACTACCAACATTATCTTACAAATCAGGGATCTGAATATCATCCTGTAAATCCTTAAATCCTGGTTATCCTGATTCTGACAAATAAAATTCCTAAATTTTTAGTAATTGATAATGAAACAAAGACTAGATACACTATTAGTAGATTTGGGTTTATCTCCTTCCCGTCAACAAGCACAAAGACTAATTCAAGCCGGCGAAGTTATGGTAAATCAAACAGTAATTGATAAACCAGGAACAGAAGTAGATACAACCGCAGAAATTCAAGTTAAAGAACGTCCACCTTTTGTTTCTCGCGGTGGTGAAAAACTTGCAAAAGCATTAAAAATATTTGGTATTTCTGCAAATCAAAGAATCTGTTTAGATGGGGGAATTTCCACTGGTGGTTTTACAGATTGTTTATTACAAAATGGTGCAGAAAAGGTTTATGGAATTGATGTAGGATATGGACAAGTTGACTGGAAAATTAGAAATGATGAACGAGTAATTTTAAAAGAACGTACCAATTTACGGGAATTACAACCAGAACAATTATATATAGATAATGCCCCATTTCCAGATTTAGCAGTTGTAGATGTTTCCTTTATTTCTTTAACCAAAGTTTTACCAGCAATTTGGCGTTTAACCCAAGCACCAAGGGAAGCAGTTTTATTAGTTAAACCACAGTTTGAAGTTGGTAAAAATCGTGTGGGTAAAAAAGGAGTAGTCCGTGATTCTAAAGATCATGCAGATGCAATATTCCAAGTTTTAAAAACAGCGTTAGAATTAGGATGGCAATATCAGGGTTTGACTTTTTCTCCCATTACTGGACCTGCGGGAAATATTGAATATTTGTTATGGTTAGGAATGGAAAGTGAAACATCAGCACTGGAGTTAATAACTATTCAAGAAATTACTAAAAATGCTGTACAGGAGTTGACAAAAAATGAACAGTAATTATCAATTGTGGTTAGATGCAACCATTGAAAATTTAAAACATCGTGATTTTGATAACTTAGATATTGATTTATTAATAGAAGAAATTGAAGAAATGGGTGGCAGTTTAAAAGATGCTTTAGAAAATAATCTCATTGTGATTTTAGCCCATCTTTTAAAATGGAAATATCAACCGGAAAAACGTTCTGGAAGTTGGCGAGGAAGTATCAAAGAACATCGCCGCAGAGTTAATAAATCTATACAAAAACATCCCAGTTTAAAAAATTACTATGATAATATTTTTGGAGAAAGTTACTATCCTGCGGTAGATTGGGCAATAGAAGAAACAGGATTATCACCGGATATTTTCCCAGAGAAATGTCCTTTTACTTCTGAAGAAGTCTTAGACAATGACTTCTTACCAAATCCTTAATCATGCTCGTAATTGCGCTTCAGCGCAAAAATACCAACAACATCACCAAAAAATCATCCATAACCAACCCATAGAGTTAAAATAGGGAAATTGTCAAAATATAGAAAATCAAATGTTTTGGGCTGATAAAATCGCTGCTGATGCACAAGGTTTCCAGGTAGTTAATGATTCTAAAACTCCTTCAGGACGGGTCCACGTCGGATCATTGCGGGGTGTGGTTATCCATGATGTTATTTACCGTGCCTTGAAACACGCAGGTAAGCCCGTAAAATTCATGTACGGTGTGGATGACTACGATGCACTAGATACCGTTCCCAAATATTTAGACAAGGCAAAATTTAAGCCTTATTTGGGTTTTCCTCTGTGTAATGTACCTTCTCCTGGTGAGGGTGCGAGTGATTATGCTAAATATTTCATTGGCGAATTTTTTGAAATTTTCGAGTATTTAGGAATTAAACCAGAAACTTATTTTTTACGTGATTTATATCGTTCTGGTAAACTTAATTCCCACATTGACACTTTCTTAAAAAATGCTCACTTGGTAAGAGAAGCATATAAAGAAGTGAGTAAAGGCGATCGCCCAAATAACTGGTATCCTTTTCAAGTTATTTGTGAAAATTGCGGGAAAATCGCCACAACTGTAACTACAGATTATAACGGTTCAGAAGTTTTTTACACTTGTAAAGAAGATGCAACTAATTATGTAAAAGGTTGTGGTCATTCTGGTTGGGTTTCTCCTTTTAATGGTAATGGGAAATTACCTTGGAAAGTAGAATGGGTTGCAAAATGGGATGTTTTAGGTGTAACCATTGAAATGGCAGGAAAAGACCACTCGCAAAAAGGTGGTTCTAGGGATGTAGCGAATGCAATTTCTCGCAAAGTTTTAGATAAACAACCGCCTTTT contains:
- a CDS encoding DUF29 domain-containing protein gives rise to the protein MNSNYQLWLDATIENLKHRDFDNLDIDLLIEEIEEMGGSLKDALENNLIVILAHLLKWKYQPEKRSGSWRGSIKEHRRRVNKSIQKHPSLKNYYDNIFGESYYPAVDWAIEETGLSPDIFPEKCPFTSEEVLDNDFLPNP
- a CDS encoding TlyA family RNA methyltransferase, which gives rise to MMKQRLDTLLVDLGLSPSRQQAQRLIQAGEVMVNQTVIDKPGTEVDTTAEIQVKERPPFVSRGGEKLAKALKIFGISANQRICLDGGISTGGFTDCLLQNGAEKVYGIDVGYGQVDWKIRNDERVILKERTNLRELQPEQLYIDNAPFPDLAVVDVSFISLTKVLPAIWRLTQAPREAVLLVKPQFEVGKNRVGKKGVVRDSKDHADAIFQVLKTALELGWQYQGLTFSPITGPAGNIEYLLWLGMESETSALELITIQEITKNAVQELTKNEQ
- a CDS encoding Rpn family recombination-promoting nuclease/putative transposase, encoding MKTDTIFYRLFQEIPSIFFELIGESPELAENYEFSSIEVKQTAFRIDGVFLPQETTENPIYFLEVQFQPDEDLYSRLFSEIFLYLRQNKPKCGWKGVVIYPSRAVDEGNIQDYEEFFLSQRVRVIYLDEIEETTSLPIGIATIKLIITNETQAVTQARELINRTKQEVKSQPKQQQILEIIETILIYKFPRMKREEIESMFGLSDLKQTRFYQEAKEEGELKAKLEAVPGLVGLGLSQEQIAQVLNLSIEEVKNIIEKMSR
- the lysS gene encoding lysine--tRNA ligase gives rise to the protein MFWADKIAADAQGFQVVNDSKTPSGRVHVGSLRGVVIHDVIYRALKHAGKPVKFMYGVDDYDALDTVPKYLDKAKFKPYLGFPLCNVPSPGEGASDYAKYFIGEFFEIFEYLGIKPETYFLRDLYRSGKLNSHIDTFLKNAHLVREAYKEVSKGDRPNNWYPFQVICENCGKIATTVTTDYNGSEVFYTCKEDATNYVKGCGHSGWVSPFNGNGKLPWKVEWVAKWDVLGVTIEMAGKDHSQKGGSRDVANAISRKVLDKQPPFHSPYEFILVNGTKMSSSKGVGSSAREIADLLPPELLRFLMLRTQPKTVINFSPNYETVTRLFRDYDTLISKYQDNSELTEELMSLFYAQLGEEIKPFQPFDYSTLISLLQVPRLNIQDEVVQRTANPLTEYDQFIVNQRINSAQKWLQDYADEEEKLVLYLEQVPEKANTLTEEQVSYVQKLAENLENAANWEAEALQTVIFTTTKELQIPPANAFKALYLAFLNKERGPKAGGLFSYLEKSFVISRLQEVVNLNQSKAEV